In one window of Miscanthus floridulus cultivar M001 chromosome 12, ASM1932011v1, whole genome shotgun sequence DNA:
- the LOC136498267 gene encoding uncharacterized protein, which translates to MDSQAPLRPLAFACFIFLCSSFWAANGMHARVGAAAADGESRRMRLHTDGSRGDEHAWPGYLYTRAVGRCTSQFWSSGAEPWPNIVPQEAAVAKVFGSRSVERYGPRLTLLEATMRTDDIGGSAFVKLVKQGSAALLNAYTRRGFPFDSWEVKALLLEALVSEEAAVVQAERFEQANESCV; encoded by the exons atggattCTCAAGCGCCGCTTCGTCCTCTAGCTTTCGCCTGCTTCATCTTCCTTTGCTCATCCTTCTGGGCAGCAAATGGGATGCACGCTAGGgttggtgcggcggcggcggatggggAGAGCAGGAGGATGCGGCTGCACACCGATGGGAGCCGCGGCGACGAGCACGCATGGCCTGGGTACCTCTACACCCGAGCAGTTGGGAGATGCACATCCCA ATTCTGGAGCAGTGGAGCTGAGCCATGGCCCAACATCGTCCCTCAGGAAGCGGCGGTGGCGAAGGTCTTCGGCTCTAGGTCCGTGGAGAGGTACGGACCGCGCCTCACCCTGCTGGAAGCTACTATGAGAACCGACGACATCGGTGGCAGCGCCTTTGTGAAGCTCGTGAAGCAAGGGAGCGCTGCTCTCCTCAACGCCTACACGAGGAGAGGGTTTCCTTTCGATTCCTGGGAGGTGAAGGCCCTGCTGCTAGAGGCGCTGGTGTCCGAGGAGGCTGCCGTGGTCCAGGCGGAGCGATTTGAGCAGGCGAACGAATCCTGTGTTTGA